The following are from one region of the Treponema denticola genome:
- the lspA gene encoding signal peptidase II yields the protein MNNKKDYYLPFLLTAIVIVVDQVTKILVVQYMSVNEVIPVIGDLVNLRFVYNTGAAFSLGAGFGEFARKILLVFLPFLLLIALTGAYLKSAELTRAQRWFICGILGGGFGNLIDRFFRSEGVVDFIDVKFFGILGMERWPTFNAADSFIVCCGIGLGVNLILQGIKQKKLKDS from the coding sequence GTGAACAATAAAAAAGATTATTATCTTCCTTTTTTGCTTACTGCAATAGTTATTGTTGTAGACCAAGTTACTAAAATTTTGGTTGTACAATATATGTCCGTGAATGAGGTAATTCCGGTGATAGGAGACCTTGTAAATTTGAGGTTTGTATACAATACCGGAGCGGCCTTTAGTCTTGGAGCCGGTTTTGGAGAATTTGCAAGAAAGATATTGTTGGTTTTTTTACCGTTTTTGCTCTTGATAGCTCTTACCGGAGCATATCTAAAGTCTGCTGAACTTACAAGGGCTCAAAGATGGTTTATATGCGGAATACTGGGCGGTGGCTTTGGAAACCTTATAGACCGTTTTTTTAGATCTGAAGGTGTTGTGGATTTCATCGATGTAAAATTTTTCGGTATTTTGGGAATGGAACGCTGGCCGACCTTTAATGCTGCCGATTCCTTTATCGTTTGCTGCGGAATAGGGCTTGGTGTAAATTTAATTTTACAGGGTATCAAACAAAAAAAACTTAAAGACAGCTAA
- a CDS encoding Holliday junction resolvase-like protein, protein MIKIALGIFIILIFFLLGLVIGKYKERSLNLKKLNEARKDAVKRSRAVLNGQLSEQLAPFFPDFPANPTEIRFIGQPVDYIAFNGASQGTITDISFIEIKTGSSALSPVEKALKDAIEKKKIKYMEYRVDFSNK, encoded by the coding sequence TTGATTAAGATTGCTTTAGGGATATTTATAATTCTAATATTCTTTTTACTCGGTTTGGTCATCGGAAAATACAAGGAAAGGAGTTTAAATCTAAAAAAGCTAAATGAAGCAAGAAAAGATGCCGTAAAACGATCACGAGCGGTATTAAACGGACAGCTTTCAGAGCAGCTGGCTCCTTTTTTCCCCGATTTTCCTGCAAACCCCACAGAAATACGCTTTATAGGTCAGCCTGTAGACTATATTGCCTTTAACGGTGCTTCCCAAGGGACTATTACCGATATAAGCTTTATAGAAATAAAAACAGGCTCATCAGCTCTGAGTCCTGTTGAAAAAGCTTTAAAAGATGCTATCGAAAAAAAGAAGATAAAATATATGGAATATAGGGTAGATTTTAGCAATAAATAG
- a CDS encoding cyclic nucleotide-binding domain-containing protein: protein MPKAINYKANSVVYFSGDFDERVFLLNTGSIALTSIDIETGEQVTDYIKTGEFFGVKSALGNYPREESAMVLTDSIVYSFTSKEFEAFAQTNTRIILQMIKVFSRQLRTIHKQLASLLDSEEEKNPEEGLFNVMNAFYSSQHYKAAGQVGTRYKAIYPNGKYISQVDQIVRSTAEVAGRSFGNAEGHNNDAVFAHHEKPAAVTDGTVHLAYNKAEDLFEKGEFEAAYDQYHAVIEAGAGDEITDNAYIGAGKSLHSQKEYVRCLQLLTGFISQHPKSSKIGDALMYLGMCYMDMERPDKAIAFFDKAAILSGADIIGKIRELQKECSSRLQGA, encoded by the coding sequence ATGCCTAAGGCTATTAATTACAAGGCAAATTCAGTAGTTTATTTCTCGGGAGACTTTGATGAACGTGTCTTTCTTTTGAACACGGGCAGCATAGCTCTTACATCTATAGACATTGAAACCGGAGAACAGGTTACCGACTATATAAAGACCGGAGAATTTTTTGGAGTAAAGTCCGCATTGGGCAATTATCCAAGAGAAGAAAGCGCCATGGTTCTAACCGACTCCATAGTTTATTCTTTTACAAGCAAGGAATTTGAAGCATTTGCACAGACGAATACCCGCATTATCTTACAGATGATAAAGGTTTTTTCCCGCCAGCTTAGGACTATTCATAAGCAGTTAGCCTCTCTTTTAGACAGCGAAGAAGAAAAAAACCCTGAAGAAGGGCTTTTTAATGTTATGAATGCCTTTTATTCTTCCCAACATTATAAGGCTGCAGGACAGGTTGGGACAAGGTATAAGGCTATTTATCCTAACGGAAAGTATATTTCACAAGTAGATCAAATTGTTAGAAGTACGGCGGAAGTTGCAGGCCGTTCTTTCGGAAATGCAGAAGGACACAATAATGATGCCGTTTTTGCTCATCACGAAAAACCGGCTGCGGTTACTGACGGCACTGTTCATCTTGCGTATAATAAGGCTGAAGATCTTTTTGAAAAGGGAGAATTTGAAGCTGCCTATGATCAATATCATGCCGTAATTGAAGCAGGGGCGGGCGATGAGATTACAGATAATGCCTATATCGGGGCAGGAAAGAGTTTGCACTCTCAAAAAGAATATGTACGCTGTTTACAGCTTTTAACGGGCTTTATTTCCCAGCATCCCAAGTCTTCAAAGATAGGAGATGCCCTTATGTATCTGGGTATGTGTTATATGGATATGGAAAGACCCGATAAGGCGATTGCCTTTTTTGATAAGGCTGCCATCTTGTCAGGTGCCGATATAATCGGAAAAATTCGGGAACTTCAAAAGGAATGCAGCAGCCGGCTGCAAGGAGCATAA
- a CDS encoding LolA family protein, with the protein MKKNITTILFVLISSFCFSQNITTAGDFFSSVSDRYAQIQDYIVDMNITVGSSTQQATAMFKRPDKLRLDFKSPAEQCIVFNGNTLSIYLPQYRTILTQDVEQSNAGSSSLATPQGLSLIKRGYTIQYDATSAPQPLEEGSSENVIILLMNRKSATETFKTLRVMIYPDGKLIRRIEAIPVSGGKITFDFYNYRINAGVGSKNFVFDAPSTAKSFNDFLFVD; encoded by the coding sequence ATGAAAAAAAATATAACTACTATTTTATTTGTTTTGATAAGTTCTTTTTGTTTTTCTCAAAATATTACTACTGCAGGGGACTTTTTTTCTTCAGTATCGGATAGATACGCTCAAATACAAGACTACATTGTCGACATGAATATAACCGTCGGATCGTCAACACAGCAGGCTACAGCCATGTTTAAGAGACCGGACAAACTTCGCTTAGACTTTAAATCACCTGCAGAACAATGTATTGTTTTTAACGGAAATACTCTTTCAATTTACCTGCCCCAATACAGAACCATTTTGACTCAGGATGTTGAACAGAGCAATGCCGGAAGTTCTTCGCTGGCGACTCCTCAGGGTCTTTCCCTTATTAAAAGAGGTTATACAATTCAATACGATGCAACATCGGCTCCGCAGCCCTTGGAAGAGGGCTCCTCTGAAAACGTCATAATCTTATTAATGAATAGAAAATCTGCAACCGAGACCTTTAAAACCCTGCGGGTTATGATTTATCCTGACGGTAAACTAATACGCCGAATTGAAGCGATTCCTGTTTCGGGCGGTAAAATTACATTCGATTTTTATAATTACAGGATAAACGCAGGAGTAGGCAGCAAAAACTTTGTTTTTGATGCTCCTTCTACGGCAAAGTCCTTTAATGATTTTCTTTTTGTCGATTAA
- a CDS encoding class I SAM-dependent RNA methyltransferase, giving the protein MQKEIVKTKKIVFGASCIASLKDGKTVFVPYSLPDEVLEISIVKEHKNYTEGKIEKILEDSPHRVEPRCPYFYACGGCNLQTADDEYQHFLRKSMALEALDRTLSLNKEKTVFEKQSLAKNLFEESVFVSGPDWDYRSRFQFYIDKDGSLSLKENKSSGSVKIKDCPIAVPAIRNLLKSNLKEYTPNSRIHIFSDGEKIFTQDNAKDCEVRLAGKRIKFNPLGFFQSNLEMTEKLINTIFEYAEISSSVLDFYSGVGTFSLFAYDQAKEIHLVEHNKHALAYAQENFLINGNSSSSGIVREKKESGFPKIFYHALDGKNWAKTKESKLKFDTVFVDPPRIGIDKEALSWLCSSGTRQIFYISCDPVTFARDTASLLVSGYKLEKHFLFDFYPQTHHIETLGIFRKN; this is encoded by the coding sequence ATGCAAAAAGAAATCGTAAAAACAAAAAAAATAGTTTTCGGTGCTTCATGTATAGCTTCTTTAAAAGACGGCAAAACCGTTTTTGTTCCCTATTCTCTTCCCGATGAGGTCTTGGAAATTTCCATCGTAAAAGAACATAAAAATTATACCGAGGGAAAAATCGAAAAAATTTTAGAAGACTCTCCCCACAGGGTAGAACCTAGGTGCCCTTACTTTTATGCTTGCGGGGGTTGCAACCTCCAAACAGCCGATGACGAATATCAGCATTTTTTAAGAAAAAGCATGGCCCTTGAAGCCCTTGATAGAACCTTGAGTTTAAATAAGGAAAAAACCGTTTTTGAAAAGCAATCTCTTGCAAAGAATCTTTTTGAAGAAAGTGTTTTTGTAAGCGGCCCGGACTGGGATTATAGATCCCGCTTTCAGTTTTACATTGACAAGGACGGCTCTCTTTCTTTAAAAGAAAATAAAAGTTCCGGTTCGGTAAAGATAAAGGATTGTCCTATTGCAGTACCCGCAATAAGAAATCTTTTAAAATCGAATTTAAAAGAATATACTCCGAATTCGAGAATCCACATTTTTTCAGACGGAGAAAAAATTTTTACCCAAGATAATGCAAAAGACTGCGAGGTAAGGCTTGCAGGAAAAAGGATTAAATTTAATCCCTTAGGCTTTTTTCAATCTAATTTGGAAATGACCGAAAAACTGATAAACACGATTTTTGAATACGCAGAAATTTCAAGTTCTGTTTTGGATTTTTATTCCGGTGTAGGAACATTTTCTCTTTTTGCTTATGATCAGGCAAAAGAGATTCATCTTGTAGAACATAATAAACACGCTCTCGCCTATGCCCAAGAAAATTTTTTGATAAACGGGAACAGCTCATCAAGCGGAATTGTCAGAGAAAAAAAAGAAAGCGGTTTTCCTAAAATTTTTTATCATGCCTTGGACGGGAAAAATTGGGCAAAAACAAAAGAATCAAAGCTGAAATTCGATACGGTATTTGTAGACCCTCCGAGGATCGGCATAGACAAGGAAGCCCTGTCTTGGCTTTGCTCAAGCGGTACCCGTCAAATTTTTTACATCTCCTGCGACCCCGTAACATTCGCCCGCGACACGGCAAGCCTTCTTGTATCCGGCTACAAGTTAGAAAAACATTTTCTATTCGATTTTTATCCTCAAACCCACCACATCGAAACACTGGGGATTTTTAGGAAAAATTAA
- a CDS encoding MiaB/RimO family radical SAM methylthiotransferase — MDLHGCAKNQVDAELIIGIMENLSWKNTSDPDEADLIIVNSCGFINSAKEESINAVLQAKAAHPRTKILLAGCLAERYADILKNDLPEADGIFGNGNLSLLPQLIDSMFPKKTSEEKFIDKILIPPQIGICGGERPKILNFPRSTYIKITEGCDNFCSFCAIPIIRGRLRSRPIKDICDEIKTFLKKGFYEFNLIGQDLAAYQTGKNDLNEDELHREKCSGLALLLKSISEIKGNFKIRLLYIHPDHFPMDILPIMTADKRFLPYFDIPFQSGAQKIIRAMNRNGAAEVYLDIIKNIREAFEKANSPYGEPQIRTTFLVGFPGETDEDFNETIKFLKELRPLWSGGFTYSREEDTPSYSFKGRVLKKTAEARLAEIQNTQTSITEKKLDSFIGKEIEVLVEELIQAEDKAFLALGRAWFQAPEVDGAVVLNFNLNKKDTDGNPIAPGSIVKARIAARNGFDLEALAV, encoded by the coding sequence ATGGATTTGCACGGTTGTGCAAAAAATCAGGTTGATGCCGAACTTATAATCGGGATAATGGAAAATTTATCATGGAAAAACACCTCCGATCCCGATGAGGCGGATCTTATTATAGTAAATTCATGCGGCTTTATTAATTCTGCAAAGGAAGAATCGATAAATGCCGTTTTACAGGCTAAGGCGGCCCACCCTAGGACTAAGATTCTCTTGGCCGGATGTTTGGCCGAACGTTATGCCGATATCCTCAAAAACGATTTACCTGAAGCAGACGGTATTTTTGGAAACGGAAACCTTTCCCTACTGCCTCAATTAATAGACTCCATGTTTCCTAAGAAAACTTCGGAGGAAAAATTCATTGATAAGATACTTATCCCACCGCAAATAGGCATCTGCGGAGGAGAAAGGCCTAAAATACTTAACTTTCCGCGGTCTACCTATATCAAAATAACAGAAGGCTGTGATAACTTTTGCAGTTTTTGTGCCATACCCATTATCAGGGGGCGCTTAAGAAGCAGGCCCATTAAAGACATCTGCGATGAAATAAAAACTTTTTTAAAAAAAGGCTTTTATGAATTTAACCTGATTGGACAGGACCTAGCCGCCTATCAAACCGGAAAAAATGATTTAAATGAAGATGAACTGCATAGAGAAAAGTGCTCGGGTTTAGCCCTTCTTCTAAAGAGCATTTCGGAAATAAAGGGTAATTTTAAAATCAGATTACTTTACATTCATCCCGATCACTTTCCCATGGACATTCTTCCTATAATGACGGCAGATAAAAGATTCCTGCCATATTTCGATATTCCCTTTCAATCGGGTGCACAAAAAATAATAAGGGCTATGAACCGAAATGGAGCTGCCGAGGTTTACCTCGATATCATAAAGAATATACGGGAGGCTTTTGAAAAAGCAAACAGTCCTTACGGAGAGCCGCAAATACGGACAACCTTTTTGGTAGGCTTTCCGGGCGAAACTGACGAAGATTTCAATGAGACCATCAAGTTTTTAAAGGAATTAAGGCCTCTTTGGTCGGGCGGCTTTACATATTCGAGGGAGGAGGATACTCCTTCATATTCTTTTAAGGGCAGGGTTCTCAAAAAAACTGCAGAAGCCCGTCTTGCCGAAATACAAAATACTCAAACCTCCATAACAGAAAAAAAATTGGATTCCTTTATAGGAAAAGAAATAGAGGTCTTAGTAGAAGAGCTTATTCAGGCAGAAGATAAAGCATTTTTAGCCCTAGGACGGGCTTGGTTTCAAGCACCGGAAGTTGACGGAGCCGTTGTTTTAAACTTTAATTTAAACAAAAAAGACACTGATGGAAACCCGATAGCTCCCGGCTCAATTGTAAAAGCAAGGATTGCAGCCCGAAACGGTTTTGATCTCGAAGCCCTAGCCGTTTAG
- a CDS encoding Crp/Fnr family transcriptional regulator codes for MSDLFSSFSRFAKSFPKGSLIFAEFEPGSSFYLIQSGRVQLIKIINGFEKNLDILQPGEIFGEMAILDNSPRSASAIAYDDVMALEFNKENFEILMKGNPAIAMRLLKTFVRRIYAQRRRFMILTIEDRPARIADVFLMLDETQPNLDRSTEMRSFDTTIEEVARWAGLSKEETEDNMRKFIDQGRISVYDDRIIVQNMTDLTRYVNTRRSKEQNLYVL; via the coding sequence ATGTCGGATCTTTTTTCTTCATTTTCAAGATTTGCAAAAAGCTTTCCTAAAGGCTCTCTTATATTTGCAGAATTTGAACCCGGTTCATCATTCTATTTGATACAGTCTGGCCGTGTTCAGCTTATAAAAATTATCAACGGATTTGAAAAAAATCTTGATATCTTACAGCCCGGAGAAATCTTCGGAGAGATGGCTATTTTGGATAACTCTCCCCGTTCAGCCTCGGCTATAGCCTATGACGATGTGATGGCCCTCGAATTCAATAAAGAAAACTTTGAAATTTTGATGAAGGGAAATCCGGCTATTGCTATGAGGCTTTTAAAGACCTTTGTAAGGCGAATCTATGCCCAAAGACGCAGGTTTATGATTTTAACCATCGAAGACAGGCCTGCAAGAATTGCAGACGTTTTCTTAATGCTGGATGAAACCCAGCCCAATCTTGACCGCAGTACTGAGATGCGTTCCTTTGACACGACAATTGAAGAGGTTGCCCGCTGGGCCGGTCTTTCAAAAGAAGAAACCGAAGACAATATGCGGAAATTTATAGATCAGGGCAGAATTTCCGTCTATGACGATAGAATTATAGTACAAAACATGACAGACTTAACCCGTTATGTTAATACTCGCCGCTCAAAAGAGCAAAATCTATATGTATTATAA
- a CDS encoding helix-turn-helix domain-containing protein, whose protein sequence is MNEIGKLLTETRIEKDLELDQVARETNIAKRYLEALESDDYSVFPAEPYILGFLRNYCEYLDLDPEEITNLYKQIKIQETSLPPDALLEKRGFALSKPLIIGFGVLAAIAVIITVVFFAFKSWIPAIQQKRSQANVGTEIREKREAKTHEISQKKYEQRIFEGDVLKLTIEDKEYKIEVEKVSPKLNLKTETGNQIISLGQTVKIDLNNDLTPDVEITLEDIDKNNPESGALVSILTGNSISEGKPSTETDLVVSEDDSQAAATYKVLFESGSAYPVTLNATFRGYCLFRYEADRTNREERYYQKAEQLTVQANNGLRIWASNGNAVKLQVVAGGKTVDLEVSRPGEVIVKDLKWIRDDETKRFKFIVVDVD, encoded by the coding sequence ATGAACGAAATCGGAAAATTACTCACCGAAACAAGAATAGAAAAAGATCTTGAGCTTGATCAGGTTGCAAGAGAAACAAATATAGCCAAAAGGTATTTGGAAGCTTTGGAAAGCGACGATTACAGTGTTTTCCCTGCAGAACCGTATATCTTGGGTTTTTTGAGAAATTATTGCGAATATTTAGACCTTGATCCCGAAGAAATAACCAATCTTTATAAACAGATTAAAATACAAGAAACTTCCCTGCCGCCGGATGCTCTATTAGAAAAAAGAGGATTTGCTTTGTCTAAGCCCCTTATCATAGGCTTTGGTGTATTGGCGGCTATTGCCGTAATAATTACAGTAGTATTTTTTGCATTTAAAAGCTGGATACCGGCCATACAGCAAAAACGCAGTCAGGCAAATGTAGGAACCGAAATTCGGGAAAAAAGGGAAGCAAAAACACATGAAATAAGTCAGAAAAAATATGAACAAAGAATATTTGAAGGCGATGTCTTAAAATTAACTATAGAAGATAAAGAATACAAGATTGAAGTAGAAAAAGTAAGTCCTAAATTAAATTTAAAGACAGAAACAGGAAATCAAATAATAAGCTTAGGACAAACCGTTAAAATAGATCTCAACAACGATTTAACACCTGATGTTGAAATTACTCTAGAAGACATAGATAAAAATAACCCGGAGTCCGGAGCTCTGGTATCTATCTTGACCGGAAATAGTATTTCAGAGGGAAAACCTTCTACAGAAACAGACTTAGTCGTTTCCGAAGACGATTCTCAGGCCGCTGCAACTTACAAGGTGTTGTTTGAAAGCGGTTCAGCCTACCCCGTAACCTTAAATGCCACATTTAGGGGCTACTGCTTATTCAGATATGAGGCAGACAGGACTAACCGTGAAGAAAGGTACTATCAAAAGGCCGAACAGCTTACCGTTCAAGCCAATAACGGTTTAAGAATTTGGGCATCCAACGGAAATGCCGTAAAACTTCAAGTAGTTGCTGGGGGCAAAACCGTTGATTTGGAAGTCAGCCGGCCGGGAGAAGTTATCGTAAAAGACCTCAAATGGATACGGGATGATGAAACCAAACGCTTTAAATTCATAGTTGTAGATGTCGATTAA
- a CDS encoding PHP domain-containing protein yields MVDLHTHSTASDGTFTPTELAAAVKKAGISAFALTDHDILSGLDEAAAESKRQGIIFIRGVEISVKWSPGELHLLGLDLRKDSRELNSLLQDLQDERINRNQRMAEKLKKAGFDISYEKVRDFAGGDQGLGRPHFAAYMAAHKMVKKNQEAFDKYFAKGRPFFEEKENADLAAAISAVKSAGGIPVLAHPMSLYLSWSSLPDVIADFKRQGLVGLEAWNSSTKYNDCKRLEKLAASLDMPITAGSDFHGSIRKDRKLGTTSKNCIKIEDRFYENLRALHPDLPPLQKSQAD; encoded by the coding sequence ATGGTGGACTTACACACTCATTCAACGGCATCGGACGGCACCTTTACCCCTACGGAACTTGCCGCAGCTGTTAAAAAGGCGGGTATTTCAGCCTTTGCCTTAACCGATCACGATATTTTAAGCGGACTCGACGAAGCTGCTGCAGAATCTAAAAGGCAGGGTATTATTTTTATACGCGGGGTCGAGATAAGCGTTAAATGGAGCCCCGGAGAGCTCCATTTATTGGGCCTTGATTTGCGTAAAGATTCCCGCGAGCTTAACTCGCTCTTACAGGATCTGCAGGATGAAAGGATAAACAGAAATCAAAGGATGGCCGAAAAATTAAAAAAAGCCGGCTTTGATATTTCATACGAAAAGGTAAGAGATTTTGCGGGCGGAGATCAGGGCTTGGGCAGGCCCCATTTTGCGGCCTACATGGCAGCCCATAAAATGGTCAAAAAAAATCAGGAAGCCTTCGATAAGTATTTTGCAAAGGGAAGACCTTTTTTTGAAGAAAAAGAAAATGCAGACCTTGCAGCCGCAATTTCTGCCGTAAAATCCGCAGGAGGGATTCCCGTTTTGGCTCATCCCATGTCCCTTTATTTATCTTGGTCTTCCCTTCCCGATGTTATAGCGGATTTTAAGAGGCAGGGTCTTGTGGGGCTTGAAGCTTGGAATTCTTCGACAAAATACAATGATTGTAAAAGGCTAGAAAAACTGGCGGCATCCCTAGATATGCCCATAACTGCCGGAAGCGATTTTCACGGCTCAATCCGAAAGGACAGAAAACTCGGAACAACTTCAAAAAACTGTATAAAGATTGAAGACAGGTTTTACGAAAATTTACGAGCCCTCCATCCCGACCTTCCGCCCCTGCAAAAAAGTCAAGCTGATTAG
- a CDS encoding M15 family metallopeptidase: MTQYLDSTKMQTVLNNFKQLLFILFFIGNLSIVPCENRDKLAAFNVNLDNPWLSLKAIQTAYPDLVKNISFDSELNDWFITIRNQNLYWADGRLLPKKDIQNRQKWAPIISYFYSDEVQNPKDFSEELISALKPESLIKNRKAAPPPNYTFFMLLFNGKNRNEIIKQIRRSRFLGYDVWVHQRVVEPLRRVQTKIYAAQKTNTEVKKFLKELNQCWSFNWRVIADSGKLSNHSWGSAIDLLPANYKNKKIYWFWEAARNDYWMKIMPYRRWIPPKAVIEAFESEGFIWGGKWTLWDNMHFEYRPELLYIRNFVLKAEFNEFIAQNTQNLYQRPQIETEKQISQRLADIFKMAELIKFTSSFSSNILSFYGIGGITGEDNFEKEENIEEPQEPKYLEEMID, from the coding sequence TTGACTCAGTACTTAGATAGCACCAAAATGCAAACAGTTTTAAACAATTTTAAACAACTTCTTTTTATTTTATTTTTTATAGGCAATTTAAGCATTGTCCCATGCGAAAACAGAGACAAACTTGCTGCCTTTAATGTTAATCTTGATAATCCATGGCTTAGTTTAAAAGCCATTCAAACGGCCTATCCTGACCTTGTAAAGAATATTTCCTTTGATTCGGAATTAAACGATTGGTTTATAACGATAAGAAATCAAAATTTGTATTGGGCAGATGGAAGACTTTTACCAAAAAAAGATATTCAAAATCGGCAAAAATGGGCTCCCATAATTTCTTACTTTTATTCCGATGAGGTACAAAACCCTAAAGACTTTTCTGAAGAACTTATATCGGCATTAAAACCGGAGAGTCTAATAAAGAATAGAAAAGCTGCCCCTCCCCCAAATTACACTTTTTTTATGCTTTTATTCAACGGAAAAAACCGCAACGAGATTATAAAACAAATACGCCGCTCCCGTTTCTTGGGGTATGATGTATGGGTCCATCAGCGAGTTGTAGAGCCTTTAAGGCGTGTTCAAACAAAAATATACGCAGCCCAAAAAACAAACACAGAAGTTAAAAAATTTTTAAAAGAACTAAACCAGTGTTGGAGTTTTAATTGGAGGGTTATAGCAGATTCCGGTAAACTGAGCAACCACAGCTGGGGATCGGCTATCGATCTTTTACCGGCAAACTACAAGAATAAAAAAATCTATTGGTTTTGGGAAGCTGCCCGTAATGATTATTGGATGAAAATAATGCCTTACAGAAGATGGATTCCTCCTAAGGCCGTAATAGAAGCCTTTGAAAGCGAAGGTTTTATCTGGGGCGGTAAGTGGACGCTCTGGGATAATATGCACTTTGAATACCGTCCCGAACTCCTATATATTAGAAATTTTGTTCTAAAGGCGGAATTTAATGAATTTATAGCGCAGAATACACAAAATCTATATCAACGGCCTCAAATTGAAACGGAAAAACAAATATCTCAACGGCTTGCCGATATTTTTAAAATGGCAGAATTGATAAAATTTACTTCATCCTTTTCCAGTAATATTTTATCTTTTTACGGTATCGGCGGCATAACGGGGGAAGATAACTTTGAAAAAGAAGAAAATATAGAAGAGCCGCAGGAACCCAAATATTTGGAGGAAATGATTGATTAA
- a CDS encoding FAD:protein FMN transferase, with translation MFKKSIFLLFLAFYMLLAFSCRPAIKEYSKTWLSIGTVCRVRILTSEPQKKAEEVLEKVYAELIKLDSIFNANTDNISAENNNLKGLTTVNESELERLNKEAGLSPLEVSPELYELLQISLIMAELTDGAFNPAIGPLVKLWNIGFENEAVPSPENIKEVLPLLDYKNIILSEKNKVFLQKEGMRLDLGGIAKGYAADKIAKILLEHGIKDFLIDLGGNILVSGKNPSGKTWKTALRNPVIGKQNPVVSMNLQDASLVTSGNYERFIEKDGIIYHHIFDSKTGYPVQNRLNASSIVSESSTLADALSTSSYVLGEEKTRALLQKLITVDFPLIGKPKMPACFLFYKDNSISAFGNDDISVEIIDQDFFIKK, from the coding sequence ATGTTTAAAAAATCTATCTTTCTCTTATTTTTAGCCTTTTACATGCTTTTAGCTTTTTCATGCCGGCCGGCAATAAAAGAATATTCTAAAACATGGTTGTCTATTGGAACCGTTTGCAGAGTCCGCATCCTTACCTCCGAGCCTCAAAAAAAAGCGGAAGAAGTTTTGGAAAAGGTTTATGCCGAGCTGATAAAACTTGATTCAATTTTTAATGCAAACACCGATAATATTTCCGCAGAAAATAATAATCTAAAAGGTCTGACTACTGTAAACGAGTCGGAACTTGAGCGCTTAAACAAAGAGGCCGGTCTTTCTCCTTTAGAGGTTTCGCCCGAATTGTACGAGCTTTTGCAAATTTCGCTTATTATGGCGGAGCTTACAGATGGGGCTTTTAATCCGGCTATCGGCCCCTTAGTAAAACTTTGGAACATTGGCTTTGAAAATGAGGCCGTTCCTTCGCCTGAGAACATTAAAGAGGTCCTGCCTCTTTTAGACTATAAAAACATAATCCTAAGTGAAAAAAATAAGGTCTTTTTACAAAAAGAAGGTATGAGGTTGGACCTTGGCGGGATTGCAAAAGGTTATGCAGCCGATAAAATTGCAAAAATACTTTTAGAGCATGGCATAAAAGATTTTCTAATAGACCTTGGCGGAAATATCCTGGTTTCCGGTAAAAATCCGTCGGGAAAAACTTGGAAGACTGCTTTACGGAATCCGGTAATAGGAAAACAAAACCCTGTTGTAAGTATGAATCTTCAAGATGCTTCACTTGTAACATCAGGCAACTATGAAAGATTTATAGAAAAAGACGGGATAATTTATCATCATATCTTCGATTCAAAGACGGGTTATCCTGTACAAAACCGCTTAAATGCTTCTTCTATTGTAAGTGAAAGCTCTACCCTTGCCGATGCTCTTTCTACATCAAGCTATGTTTTGGGAGAAGAAAAAACAAGGGCTCTTTTACAAAAATTGATAACAGTGGATTTTCCCCTTATAGGTAAGCCTAAAATGCCCGCCTGTTTTTTATTTTATAAGGATAATTCCATTTCTGCTTTTGGGAATGATGATATTTCTGTTGAAATTATCGATCAGGATTTTTTTATAAAAAAGTAG